A portion of the Halodesulfovibrio aestuarii DSM 17919 = ATCC 29578 genome contains these proteins:
- a CDS encoding nitrogenase component 1, protein MSKTSNYVSTTNACKLCTPLGASLAFRGVEGGIPFLHGSQGCATYMRRYIISHFRESIDIASSALGEKNAIYGGGPNLKKGILNVMIKYEPKVVGVATTCLTETIGDNVPMFLSEFKKEFSELPLPEIVQVATPSYNGTHTDGWHGAVQAITEQLCLEKTSASDTVNILPNMVSCEDIRHLREICEDFEIASTILPDISETLDGITLEDYVKIPTGGTPLKDIKKMSGSKATIEFGRCLPEKTGGASLQERFKTPNYRIGLPIGLRESDVFFETLSKISGKKIPRRYEQQRGRLVDAFVDGHKYVFGKRAVVYGEEDLVTGLCSFLTEIGIDVILVGTGSKNKNLETHIKDITRDVATCVPEVHEGVDFFDIAARAEELKPDILIGHSKGYQYAKAWDIPLIRVGFPIHDRFGGQRTKHIGYEGTLSLLDRIINALLEKKQNDSPVGYGYL, encoded by the coding sequence ATGTCTAAGACCAGTAATTATGTATCTACAACTAATGCTTGTAAATTATGTACACCGTTGGGTGCCTCACTGGCTTTTCGAGGCGTGGAAGGCGGTATTCCCTTCCTGCATGGTTCACAGGGCTGTGCCACATACATGCGCCGTTACATTATCAGTCACTTCCGCGAATCAATAGACATCGCGTCCTCTGCCCTTGGTGAAAAAAACGCTATTTACGGCGGCGGCCCCAATTTGAAAAAGGGCATTCTAAACGTGATGATAAAGTACGAACCCAAAGTGGTTGGCGTTGCAACAACATGCCTTACAGAAACGATTGGTGACAATGTCCCGATGTTTCTTTCTGAATTTAAAAAAGAATTTAGCGAATTACCACTTCCGGAAATAGTACAAGTAGCTACTCCAAGCTATAACGGCACACACACCGACGGTTGGCACGGAGCCGTACAGGCAATAACGGAACAACTCTGTCTTGAAAAAACGTCTGCTTCCGACACTGTTAACATTTTGCCTAATATGGTTTCCTGTGAAGACATTCGCCATCTAAGAGAGATTTGCGAAGACTTTGAAATAGCATCAACCATCCTGCCGGACATTTCAGAAACATTGGACGGTATAACTCTCGAGGATTATGTCAAGATCCCTACGGGTGGTACCCCTCTTAAAGATATTAAAAAGATGTCCGGTTCAAAGGCAACTATTGAGTTTGGGCGTTGCCTTCCTGAAAAAACTGGCGGAGCCAGCTTACAGGAACGATTTAAAACTCCAAACTACCGCATTGGGCTGCCTATAGGATTGCGTGAAAGTGATGTGTTCTTTGAAACACTCAGCAAAATATCCGGAAAAAAAATACCGAGACGCTACGAGCAGCAGCGTGGAAGACTCGTAGACGCCTTCGTCGATGGTCATAAATATGTTTTTGGAAAACGTGCAGTTGTGTACGGAGAAGAAGATCTGGTGACCGGATTGTGCTCATTTTTAACAGAAATTGGCATAGACGTTATTCTGGTAGGTACTGGTTCTAAAAACAAAAATTTGGAAACTCACATTAAAGACATCACGCGAGATGTGGCGACATGTGTACCAGAAGTCCACGAAGGTGTAGATTTCTTTGATATTGCAGCGCGGGCTGAAGAGTTAAAACCAGATATCCTTATCGGACATTCCAAGGGATATCAGTACGCAAAAGCCTGGGATATTCCTTTGATCCGAGTTGGTTTCCCTATCCACGACAGATTTGGTGGTCAAAGAACAAAACATATTGGATACGAAGGCACTCTTTCCTTACTTGACCGTATAATAAACGCTCTTCTTGAGAAAAAACAGAACGACAGCCCTGTTGGATATGGTTATCTGTAA
- a CDS encoding acyl-CoA dehydratase activase — MFGGIDIGSRSTEFVLQEGGFVVHRAQLPTTFSPLEQCKRLLEGHSPEYLVATGYGRELVKTLDLPYSVGAITEIKAHALGAHALFPEAQTVLDIGGQDTKAILLNSKGGVVRFEMNDRCAAGTGKFLEHTANVFQVDIENFGPYALLGNQPPLINSMCTVFAETEATSLMAQGVRPEDIALALHKSVVRRTGSMLKRVGLAFPLVFSGGVANNACIRKLLHEEFGGAESICIAEEPDMCGAFGASLWAEVCFNA, encoded by the coding sequence ATGTTTGGCGGCATTGATATAGGCTCGCGGTCAACGGAGTTTGTGTTGCAGGAGGGCGGTTTCGTCGTGCATCGCGCTCAGTTACCCACTACGTTTTCTCCGTTAGAGCAATGTAAGAGACTGCTTGAAGGGCATTCTCCAGAGTATTTAGTCGCAACCGGGTATGGACGGGAGTTGGTTAAAACTCTCGATTTACCATATTCAGTTGGTGCTATTACGGAAATTAAAGCTCATGCTTTGGGTGCTCATGCGTTATTTCCTGAAGCTCAAACCGTTTTGGATATTGGCGGGCAGGACACAAAGGCCATTTTGTTGAACTCCAAGGGCGGTGTCGTCCGGTTTGAAATGAATGATCGATGTGCTGCTGGTACAGGAAAATTTTTAGAACACACTGCGAATGTTTTTCAAGTGGATATTGAAAATTTTGGTCCATACGCTTTGCTGGGGAATCAGCCTCCGTTGATTAATAGTATGTGTACTGTTTTTGCGGAAACGGAAGCTACTTCGTTAATGGCACAGGGGGTTCGGCCTGAGGATATTGCATTGGCATTGCACAAGTCTGTCGTCCGGCGAACTGGTTCAATGTTGAAGCGGGTTGGGCTTGCTTTTCCGTTAGTTTTTTCTGGTGGTGTTGCAAATAATGCCTGTATCCGTAAACTGTTACATGAAGAGTTTGGTGGGGCAGAGTCTATCTGCATTGCTGAAGAGCCTGATATGTGCGGTGCCTTTGGTGCTAGTCTGTGGGCGGAAGTGTGCTTTAATGCCTGA
- a CDS encoding GNAT family N-acetyltransferase has product MSLPQVTIREANENDLTQLCDLLHILFSIEADFKSDFAKQEKGLKLLLRSPTSCILVAESDKNTVGMCTGQLLVSTAEGGFSVLVEDVVVHPHIQHMGIGTLLLKGMEQFAQKYGATRSQLLADTNNTKALDFYNARNWNKTQLVCLSKKH; this is encoded by the coding sequence ATGAGTCTGCCTCAAGTTACCATACGTGAAGCCAATGAAAACGACCTTACACAGCTATGTGACCTACTCCACATACTTTTCTCCATCGAGGCCGATTTCAAAAGCGATTTTGCGAAACAGGAAAAAGGATTGAAGCTCCTGTTACGCTCACCCACATCGTGTATTCTTGTAGCAGAATCAGACAAAAACACCGTGGGGATGTGCACAGGACAATTACTTGTTTCGACAGCAGAAGGTGGTTTTTCTGTACTGGTTGAAGATGTCGTTGTGCACCCCCATATACAGCACATGGGAATAGGAACATTGCTGTTAAAAGGCATGGAACAATTTGCTCAAAAGTATGGGGCAACACGTTCCCAGCTTTTGGCAGATACAAATAACACTAAGGCTCTAGACTTTTATAACGCAAGAAACTGGAACAAAACACAATTAGTGTGCCTTTCCAAAAAGCACTAA
- the nifK gene encoding nitrogenase molybdenum-iron protein subunit beta, with the protein MLLKHTPTEVAERKSLTINPAKTCQPIGAMYAALGIKGCLPHSHGSQGCCSYHRSTLTRHYKEPISAATSSFTEGASVFGGQANLLQAINNIFTVYDPEVIAVHTTCLSETIGDDLKQIAAKAVSEGKVPEGKTIIGAPTPSYVGSHVTGFSNMVKAMAQLADETDKKNGKVNIIPGWVEPSDMEEIKRLASLIGVDITLFPDTSGVLNTPLTGQYKMFPDGGVTVKELKESGQATGTLALGEWCSAEAARWLDAKHKVPCSVLDMPFGLAATDRFIDALRTVAGASIPDSITTERGQLVDLISDMHQYFYGKRVAIFGDPDQVISMCEFLRSIDMYPAYVVTGTPGKKFEKRIKEITADMPFEVKVKAKGDMFLLHQWMKNEPVDLIIGNTYGKYIARDEDTPFLRWGFPILDRQGHQYFPTVGYKGGLRLLEKILDLLLARKDRDAPEETFELVL; encoded by the coding sequence ATGTTACTTAAACATACACCTACAGAGGTAGCAGAGCGTAAATCTCTGACTATTAACCCCGCCAAAACATGCCAGCCTATTGGCGCAATGTATGCCGCACTCGGTATCAAAGGCTGTCTGCCACATAGTCACGGTTCGCAGGGCTGTTGTTCATACCATCGTTCAACGCTGACTCGGCACTACAAAGAACCTATTTCAGCAGCTACAAGCTCTTTTACTGAAGGTGCATCAGTTTTTGGCGGGCAGGCAAACTTGCTTCAGGCCATTAACAACATCTTTACCGTCTACGACCCCGAGGTGATCGCGGTACACACGACTTGTCTGTCTGAAACCATCGGTGACGATTTAAAACAAATCGCAGCCAAAGCAGTTTCCGAAGGTAAGGTACCGGAAGGTAAAACCATTATTGGTGCTCCAACACCAAGCTATGTCGGCTCCCACGTCACAGGCTTTAGCAACATGGTGAAAGCTATGGCACAGCTGGCAGACGAAACTGATAAGAAAAACGGCAAAGTGAATATCATTCCAGGCTGGGTGGAACCTAGTGACATGGAAGAGATTAAACGCCTTGCATCGCTTATCGGTGTGGATATCACACTATTCCCGGATACTTCCGGCGTTCTTAATACACCTCTCACAGGTCAATACAAAATGTTTCCTGATGGTGGTGTAACAGTAAAAGAACTTAAAGAGTCTGGACAGGCTACAGGAACTCTGGCTCTTGGAGAATGGTGCTCTGCCGAAGCTGCACGCTGGTTAGATGCGAAACACAAAGTTCCTTGTTCTGTTCTCGACATGCCATTTGGTCTCGCAGCTACGGACAGATTCATTGATGCGCTGCGTACTGTTGCGGGAGCAAGCATTCCTGACTCCATTACAACAGAGCGAGGACAGCTTGTGGACCTCATCTCAGACATGCACCAATACTTCTATGGCAAACGCGTAGCTATTTTTGGTGATCCGGATCAGGTCATCTCGATGTGTGAATTCCTTCGTTCCATTGATATGTATCCTGCGTACGTTGTAACAGGTACTCCGGGCAAGAAGTTTGAAAAGCGCATTAAAGAAATAACAGCGGATATGCCTTTTGAAGTAAAAGTAAAAGCAAAAGGTGACATGTTCCTGCTGCATCAGTGGATGAAAAATGAGCCGGTAGATCTTATTATTGGCAACACTTATGGCAAATACATTGCACGAGATGAAGACACTCCATTCCTGCGTTGGGGCTTCCCAATTCTGGACAGACAGGGTCATCAGTACTTCCCTACAGTGGGTTACAAAGGCGGACTGCGCTTACTGGAAAAAATTCTTGATCTTCTATTAGCTCGCAAAGATCGCGATGCTCCTGAAGAGACCTTTGAATTGGTTCTGTAA
- a CDS encoding P-II family nitrogen regulator produces MKEITAVVRMNMMNRTKKALTELGLDAFYAYEVQGRGKGFVNKKVLAGMEEGYEEAAAVLGEKGKLYPKRMLVAVVPDSEVDDIVQTIIAANQTGKPGDGKIFVSPVDDAVRVRSGECGEKSIA; encoded by the coding sequence ATGAAAGAGATTACTGCAGTCGTGCGTATGAACATGATGAACCGCACTAAAAAGGCACTTACAGAACTCGGACTGGATGCATTTTATGCATATGAAGTCCAAGGTAGAGGCAAAGGCTTTGTTAATAAAAAAGTTCTTGCCGGTATGGAAGAAGGCTACGAAGAAGCCGCTGCTGTTCTTGGTGAAAAGGGCAAACTATACCCAAAACGCATGCTTGTAGCAGTTGTCCCGGATAGTGAAGTCGATGACATCGTTCAAACGATTATTGCTGCCAACCAAACAGGTAAGCCCGGCGATGGTAAGATTTTTGTCAGCCCTGTTGATGACGCCGTTCGTGTCAGATCAGGTGAGTGCGGCGAAAAATCTATAGCTTAA
- a CDS encoding radical SAM protein has protein sequence MKDTTKHPCFNKENAGSCGRVHLPVAPKCNIQCNYCNRKYDCVNESRPGVTSSILKPFQAAEYMDAVLEKEPRITVAGIAGPGDPFANPQEVLETMRLLNKKHPHLLFCLSTNGMGILPYLDDIAELGVSHVTITMSAVDPAIGAKIYSWVQDGNTIHYGEEGAKLLLDRQLKAIKGLKDRNIIVKINSIAIPGINDDHLLEVAKVASELGADIQNIIPLKPTADTLFADIEEPNHNLIGPLRKAATPYIKQMTHCKRCRADAVGLLSKDQSASLCGTLQACAQHKPLELEKPRPYVAISSREGLLINQHFGETKSFYIWGEDQKGNFSLIEERKVPPKACGPKRWEELALLLNDCRTVLTAAIGETPKVYLEEHGISSHTLSGLIQDGLEAVYHTGNIESLKCRRAGIAGGCQGTGTACG, from the coding sequence ATGAAAGATACAACAAAACATCCATGCTTTAATAAAGAAAATGCAGGCAGCTGCGGAAGAGTTCATTTACCGGTAGCACCAAAGTGCAACATACAGTGTAACTACTGTAACAGAAAATACGACTGTGTTAACGAATCCCGCCCCGGCGTTACCAGCAGCATACTTAAACCGTTTCAGGCTGCTGAATACATGGACGCTGTGCTGGAAAAAGAGCCACGTATCACAGTTGCAGGCATTGCCGGCCCCGGTGACCCGTTTGCTAACCCGCAAGAAGTATTGGAAACTATGCGTCTGCTTAATAAAAAGCACCCGCATCTCCTGTTTTGCCTCTCTACAAACGGTATGGGAATCCTGCCTTACCTTGACGACATTGCCGAACTGGGAGTGTCCCATGTGACCATTACTATGAGTGCTGTAGATCCTGCAATTGGTGCAAAAATTTACTCTTGGGTACAGGATGGAAACACTATCCACTATGGAGAAGAAGGCGCAAAGCTTTTACTTGATCGCCAGTTGAAAGCAATTAAGGGTTTAAAAGATCGGAATATCATCGTAAAAATAAATTCCATTGCCATCCCGGGAATTAACGACGACCATCTTTTAGAAGTAGCTAAGGTGGCATCTGAACTTGGTGCTGACATTCAAAATATTATTCCACTGAAGCCAACCGCAGATACGCTTTTTGCTGATATTGAAGAACCGAACCACAACCTGATCGGGCCGCTTCGAAAAGCAGCAACTCCATATATTAAACAAATGACACACTGCAAACGCTGCCGCGCAGATGCTGTCGGGTTACTTTCTAAAGACCAATCAGCTTCACTGTGTGGAACCTTGCAAGCGTGTGCACAACATAAACCACTGGAACTGGAAAAGCCCCGCCCATACGTGGCTATTTCCTCCCGAGAAGGTTTACTTATAAATCAGCACTTTGGAGAAACAAAATCGTTTTATATCTGGGGTGAAGACCAAAAAGGAAACTTCAGTCTTATTGAAGAACGTAAAGTTCCTCCTAAAGCCTGTGGGCCAAAGCGTTGGGAAGAACTCGCCCTCCTTCTTAATGATTGCCGCACTGTGTTAACAGCAGCAATTGGCGAAACCCCGAAGGTCTACTTAGAAGAACATGGAATATCTTCACATACATTGAGTGGACTTATCCAAGATGGATTAGAAGCTGTATATCATACGGGCAACATCGAGTCTTTAAAATGCCGACGTGCTGGCATTGCTGGTGGGTGTCAGGGAACAGGGACAGCGTGTGGCTAA
- the nifE gene encoding nitrogenase iron-molybdenum cofactor biosynthesis protein NifE yields the protein MSKAILEERKDQVHRTGHGNPVEIACNKESLAGAVSQRACVFCGSRVVLYPIADALHLVHGPIGCAVYTWDIRGALSSGPELHRLSFSTDLQELDVVFGGEEKLTAALDELIDRHKPKAAFVYSTCIVGIIGDDLEAVCKEMSLKKKIPVLPVMSEGFKGNKRAGYLAACKAMFQLVGTQDISDVPKLSVNILGDFNLAGEIWIIRKYFERMGITVVANITGDGRVEDIGRCHGASLNLVQCSGATLDLAKMLQETYGTPFIRVSYIGIEDMADSLYQISDFFKEIDPTIVEKTETLVREELSTLMPEIARYRKDLEGKKVAMYVGGSFKAFSLIKAFRHLGMKVVVCGSQTGTKEDYNELAEIADPDTILVDDANPLELAEFIKEKNVDLFVGGVKERPIAYKLGVGFCDHNHERKEALGGFEGMLNFAKEVHSSVMSPVWNFVPRRANRNKGVNKETGNV from the coding sequence GTGAGTAAAGCCATTTTAGAAGAAAGAAAAGACCAGGTGCACCGTACAGGTCATGGCAATCCTGTTGAAATCGCATGTAACAAAGAATCTCTTGCCGGTGCTGTAAGCCAGCGCGCATGTGTATTTTGCGGCTCCAGAGTTGTGCTCTACCCCATTGCTGACGCACTGCATCTCGTTCATGGCCCTATCGGGTGTGCCGTTTATACATGGGATATCCGCGGTGCATTATCAAGTGGCCCAGAACTGCACCGGCTTTCATTTTCAACAGATTTGCAAGAACTGGATGTTGTTTTTGGCGGTGAAGAAAAACTTACTGCGGCTCTTGATGAACTTATAGACAGACACAAGCCTAAAGCTGCTTTTGTTTATTCAACATGCATAGTTGGCATCATTGGTGATGACCTTGAAGCCGTTTGCAAAGAAATGAGCCTGAAAAAGAAAATCCCAGTACTACCTGTTATGTCTGAAGGTTTTAAAGGCAACAAACGTGCAGGATACCTAGCAGCTTGCAAGGCTATGTTTCAGCTTGTCGGAACTCAAGATATTTCTGATGTGCCAAAACTTTCAGTGAACATCTTAGGCGACTTCAACCTTGCTGGCGAAATTTGGATTATTAGAAAATATTTTGAGCGAATGGGGATTACGGTCGTTGCAAACATTACCGGTGACGGTCGCGTAGAAGATATCGGACGTTGCCACGGAGCGTCCCTCAACCTTGTACAGTGCTCCGGTGCGACACTCGATTTAGCAAAAATGCTGCAAGAGACCTACGGCACTCCGTTTATTCGTGTCTCATATATTGGCATAGAGGATATGGCAGACTCCCTCTACCAGATCTCCGATTTCTTTAAAGAGATAGATCCGACAATTGTTGAAAAGACAGAAACTCTTGTACGTGAAGAATTGTCCACACTCATGCCTGAAATTGCCCGCTATCGCAAAGACTTAGAAGGGAAAAAAGTGGCCATGTATGTCGGCGGATCTTTTAAAGCATTTTCACTAATTAAAGCTTTTCGACACTTAGGTATGAAGGTTGTTGTATGCGGATCACAAACTGGCACTAAAGAAGATTACAATGAACTGGCCGAGATTGCAGACCCGGACACCATTTTAGTTGACGACGCCAACCCTTTGGAACTTGCAGAATTTATTAAAGAAAAAAATGTTGATTTATTTGTAGGCGGCGTAAAAGAACGCCCCATAGCATACAAACTGGGCGTAGGCTTTTGTGATCATAACCATGAACGGAAAGAAGCGCTTGGTGGGTTTGAAGGAATGTTGAACTTCGCAAAGGAAGTACATTCTTCAGTGATGAGTCCCGTATGGAATTTTGTCCCGAGGCGTGCGAACCGCAATAAGGGAGTAAACAAGGAGACGGGCAATGTCTAA
- a CDS encoding (2Fe-2S) ferredoxin domain-containing protein, with the protein MATPERMLICCQSFRAAGSPKGICHKQTEGFLQYIEEEALDRGLDALVIATTCLKQCESGPVMVIQPENWWYKGVNSEEAIDAILDSLEDGEPCEEYLMES; encoded by the coding sequence ATGGCCACTCCTGAAAGAATGCTCATCTGCTGCCAAAGCTTTCGTGCTGCTGGTAGTCCCAAAGGCATTTGTCATAAACAAACTGAAGGATTCTTACAGTATATTGAAGAAGAGGCCCTTGACCGTGGGCTAGACGCCCTTGTGATTGCGACAACCTGCCTGAAGCAATGTGAATCCGGCCCTGTCATGGTTATCCAGCCTGAAAACTGGTGGTACAAAGGGGTGAACTCTGAAGAAGCTATTGACGCAATTTTAGACAGCCTCGAAGACGGCGAACCATGCGAAGAATACCTTATGGAATCGTAA
- a CDS encoding sigma-54-dependent Fis family transcriptional regulator — MRSRIHILKFSALLAICETMERALDLEAALDGVLCMLSEKLSMQRATVTLYDPEIQQLTINASYGLTLEEKQRGVYRLDEGVTGKIFRSNEPFYVPDISKEPLFLDKTGARKLQRGMTSFIGVPIVLQGDPIGVLNVDRFFDDHVSIEEDIDFLKIVATLIGQFLSLNKKVMEREAVFKRENASLRYQISQQNKGLYIVGKSSAMMEVQRQIERVAPTRATVLLLGESGVGKTLIARIIHELSDRDGHPFVKINCASIPENLLEAELFGYEKGAFTGATSSRQGRFEEADCGTIFLDEIGELPLNLQAKLLRVLQEKELERLGSNKTRTVDIRIITATNKDLGKLVEQNEFRLDLYYRLNIFPVVIPALCERREDITGLLNHFLQKAAQNYGRTVTFTAGALDALIQYEWPGNVREMENLIERLVIMSDSEYISLEFIAPYLESITPMHEHEVVDGTACLLALDKNKPMRPQHASLQDLEKNEILYALEDNDWIQYKAAESLGLTARQMGYRVKRYRLEEAIAIGRARLRKR, encoded by the coding sequence ATGCGATCTCGAATACATATACTCAAATTTTCAGCATTACTTGCTATTTGCGAAACCATGGAACGAGCTTTAGATCTTGAAGCTGCTCTTGATGGGGTGCTGTGCATGCTTTCTGAAAAATTAAGTATGCAACGAGCAACCGTAACATTATATGACCCAGAAATTCAGCAACTTACAATTAATGCATCATATGGTTTAACTTTAGAGGAAAAACAGCGTGGTGTGTACCGTTTGGATGAGGGAGTAACTGGGAAGATTTTTAGATCAAATGAACCTTTTTATGTGCCTGACATTAGTAAGGAGCCTCTTTTTTTAGACAAGACTGGTGCGCGAAAACTCCAAAGGGGAATGACATCTTTTATCGGGGTGCCAATCGTTTTGCAGGGTGATCCTATTGGTGTTCTAAATGTTGACAGATTTTTTGATGATCATGTCTCTATTGAAGAAGATATAGATTTTTTAAAAATAGTAGCAACACTTATTGGGCAGTTTCTGAGCCTTAATAAAAAAGTAATGGAGCGCGAAGCCGTATTCAAACGAGAAAATGCTTCCTTACGTTATCAAATTTCTCAGCAAAATAAGGGATTATATATTGTTGGGAAAAGTTCCGCCATGATGGAAGTGCAAAGGCAAATAGAACGAGTTGCCCCAACGAGGGCTACAGTTCTACTGCTTGGTGAGTCTGGCGTTGGTAAGACATTAATTGCGCGTATCATACATGAATTGTCTGATAGAGACGGGCACCCTTTTGTTAAGATCAACTGTGCCTCTATTCCGGAAAATTTACTTGAAGCGGAACTCTTTGGTTATGAAAAGGGGGCTTTTACCGGCGCAACTTCCAGTCGGCAAGGTCGTTTTGAGGAGGCTGACTGCGGAACCATATTCCTTGATGAAATTGGAGAACTTCCCTTAAATTTGCAAGCAAAGCTGCTTCGGGTACTGCAGGAAAAAGAACTGGAGAGGCTTGGGTCTAATAAAACACGAACTGTAGATATCCGTATTATTACGGCAACGAATAAGGATTTGGGAAAGCTGGTAGAGCAAAACGAATTCCGCCTTGATTTATACTATAGGCTGAATATTTTCCCCGTTGTAATTCCAGCTCTTTGTGAGCGTCGCGAAGATATTACAGGGTTATTGAACCATTTTTTACAGAAAGCGGCACAGAACTATGGGCGTACAGTCACATTCACGGCAGGCGCTCTGGATGCCCTTATCCAATATGAGTGGCCGGGTAATGTTCGTGAAATGGAAAACCTTATTGAACGCCTCGTTATCATGTCTGATTCAGAGTATATTTCGCTTGAATTTATTGCACCGTATTTAGAGTCTATTACTCCAATGCATGAGCATGAAGTTGTTGATGGAACGGCCTGTTTACTTGCTTTAGATAAAAATAAGCCGATGCGTCCACAGCATGCTTCCCTGCAAGACTTAGAAAAAAACGAAATATTGTATGCGTTAGAAGATAATGATTGGATTCAATACAAGGCCGCTGAAAGTTTAGGTCTTACGGCTCGCCAAATGGGATATCGCGTAAAACGTTATCGTTTGGAAGAGGCTATAGCTATAGGTAGAGCACGACTTCGAAAAAGATAA
- the nifD gene encoding nitrogenase molybdenum-iron protein alpha chain: protein MSIKPKMVQWDPTDIKKELLKKYPPKVARKRAKQIMINEATECEAPPEIVANVRTIPGIITMRGCTYAGCKGVIMGPTRDIVNITHGPIGCGFYSWLTRRNQTDPGVDGENYIPYCFSTDMQDQDIIFGGEKKLEAAIQEAYDLFHPKAICIFSTCPVGLIGDDVHAVSRKMKEKFGDCNVFGFSCEGYKGVSQSAGHHIANNQVFTHLVGENKEPKEGKYKINLLGEYNIGGDGFEIDRILKKCGITNIATFSGNSTYDQFASAQHADLSCVMCHRSINYVADMLETKYGIPWIKVNFIGAKSTAKSLRKIAEYFNDPELVKKVNDVIAEEMPEVEAAIEDIKERTAGKTAMLFVGGSRAHHYNDLFAELGMKTISAGYEFGHRDDYEGRQVIPNIKVDADSRNIEELEITPSPDEFKARKTPAELKALEDAGLKFRHYDGLNPDLDKGSIIIDDLNQYEAEKLVELLKPDLFCAGIKEKFSIQKLGIPMKQLHSYDSGGPYAGFKGAINFYQEIDRLVNSKVWSYMKAPWQENPELTATFVWE from the coding sequence ATGAGTATCAAACCGAAAATGGTGCAGTGGGACCCTACTGATATTAAAAAGGAACTTCTTAAGAAGTATCCACCCAAAGTAGCCCGCAAGCGCGCCAAACAAATAATGATTAACGAAGCAACCGAATGTGAAGCACCACCAGAAATCGTTGCCAACGTCCGTACTATCCCCGGCATTATTACCATGCGCGGTTGCACATACGCCGGTTGTAAGGGCGTTATTATGGGCCCTACACGCGATATCGTTAACATTACACACGGCCCTATCGGTTGCGGCTTCTACTCATGGCTCACTCGCCGTAACCAAACAGATCCAGGCGTGGATGGCGAAAACTACATCCCGTACTGTTTTTCAACAGATATGCAGGATCAGGACATTATCTTTGGCGGTGAAAAAAAGTTAGAGGCTGCGATTCAGGAAGCCTATGACTTGTTCCACCCAAAAGCCATCTGTATCTTCTCCACTTGCCCTGTTGGATTGATTGGTGATGATGTTCATGCTGTCTCCCGAAAAATGAAAGAAAAATTCGGCGACTGCAACGTCTTTGGATTTTCCTGTGAAGGATACAAAGGTGTATCCCAGTCTGCCGGTCACCATATTGCGAACAACCAGGTTTTCACCCACCTTGTAGGTGAAAACAAGGAACCTAAGGAAGGCAAATACAAAATCAACCTCCTTGGTGAATACAATATCGGTGGAGACGGTTTTGAAATTGATCGAATTCTTAAAAAGTGCGGAATTACAAACATCGCAACTTTTTCCGGTAACTCAACATACGATCAGTTTGCCTCTGCCCAACACGCAGACCTCAGCTGTGTAATGTGCCACCGTTCCATTAACTATGTAGCTGACATGCTTGAGACAAAATACGGCATCCCTTGGATTAAGGTTAACTTTATTGGCGCAAAAAGCACCGCAAAGTCACTTCGGAAAATTGCTGAATACTTCAATGATCCAGAATTAGTGAAAAAAGTTAACGACGTCATTGCAGAAGAAATGCCTGAGGTTGAAGCTGCAATCGAAGATATAAAAGAACGCACAGCAGGCAAAACAGCCATGTTATTCGTTGGTGGCTCACGAGCTCACCATTACAATGACCTGTTTGCCGAATTAGGAATGAAAACAATATCTGCCGGGTACGAATTTGGACACAGAGACGACTATGAAGGCCGTCAGGTTATTCCAAATATCAAAGTAGATGCTGATTCTCGTAACATTGAAGAACTGGAAATCACGCCTTCGCCTGATGAGTTCAAAGCCCGTAAGACACCAGCAGAGTTAAAAGCTCTTGAAGATGCAGGTCTCAAATTCAGACATTACGATGGTCTTAATCCGGATTTAGATAAAGGTTCTATCATTATTGATGACCTCAACCAGTACGAAGCGGAAAAGCTTGTTGAACTCTTAAAACCAGATTTGTTCTGCGCAGGTATTAAAGAGAAATTCTCTATCCAGAAGCTTGGAATTCCAATGAAGCAGCTGCACAGCTACGATTCCGGCGGACCATATGCAGGATTTAAAGGCGCAATCAATTTCTACCAAGAAATTGACCGTCTGGTAAACAGCAAGGTCTGGAGCTACATGAAAGCACCTTGGCAGGAAAATCCGGAACTAACCGCCACGTTTGTATGGGAATAA